The sequence ACACGGAGTCGCGGAACAGCCGGAGCGGGATGAGGGGTTCGGCGGCGAGGTGCTCGGCGACGAGGAAGAGCACGGTGGTGACGAGGGCGCCGGCGCCGAGGAGGAGGACGGGCCGGGAGTCCCAGGCGTACTCGGTGCCGCCCCAGGTGGTGAGCAGCACCAGGCAGGTGGAGGCGGCGGCGAGCAGGATCGCGCCGGGCACGTCGAGCCGGGCCCGCACGGGCGGCCGGGGCAGTTTCAGCACGACGGTGACGACGGCGAAGGTGACCAGTCCGAAGGGGACGTTGACGTAGAAGCACCAGCGCCAGGAGAGGTGGTCGGTGAAGTAGCCGCCGAGCAGCGGGCCGGCGACGGAGGCGAGGCCGAAGGCGGCGCCGATCAGGCCCATGTACCGGCCGCGTTCCCGGGGCGGCACGATGTCGGCGATGATGGCCTGCACGCCGATCATCAGGCCGCCCGCGCCGACGCCCTGGAGCGCGCGGTAGAGGACGAGCTGGTCCATGCTGCCGGCCCGGCCGGCGAGCGCGGAGCCGACGACGAAGACGGCGATGGCGAACTGGAAGACGCCCTTGCGGCCGACGAGGTCGCCGAGCTTGCCGTACAGCGGCAGGCCGATGGTGGAGGTGAGCAGGTAGGCGGTGACGGCCCAGGACATCTTGTCCAGGCCGTGCAGTTCGCCGACGACCTTGGGCAGGGCGGTGGCGACGATCATCTGGTCCAGGGCGGCCAGCAGCAGCGCCAGCATCAGCCCGGAGAACACCAGCCGGACCCGGCGGGGCGTCAGCGGCACGGCGGGCGCGGGGGACGGCGGCGCGGTCGCGGTCTCCTCGCCGGCCGCCGGTGCCACGGCCGGCTCCTGCTGCGCCAGTGTCGTCCGGCCCACGGACCGCTCCCCTCGTCACGCCTCACGCGTTTCCCGCGTGAGGCGACAACGGGGCCCGGTTGCCCGGGGTTACGGCACCGTCCGGCCGGCGAGGGAGATCCACTCGAACCGGTGAAAGAGTCAACCGCAGGTCAACGTCCTTGTACCGTCGGGCAGTTGGTCTACTTCTCGACCTCGGCGGCGAGGTTGGCGAGCAGGGCGTCGTAGATCCGGCCGAGGCCCTTGGGAGCGAAGGTGCGCTCGAAGAAGCCGCCGATGCCGCCGGCGCCCTGCCAGGTGGTGGTGACGACCACGCGGGAGCGGCCCTCGCCGGCCGGGGTGACGCGCCAGGTGGTGACCATGGAGGAGTTGCGGTCCTTCTCGACCAGCTCGCCGTCGGTGGGCTCGCTCACCTCGAGCAGGCAGTCGCGCACCCGCTTGCTGGTGGCCTGGAGCTTCCAGTGGACGAGGGTGCCCTCGCCGTCACCGCCCTCGCGCACCTCGTACTCGCTGAACTGCTCGGGCAGCAGCCGCTGCCGGGTGCCGCGGTAGTCGGCGAGCGCGTCGAACACCTTCTCCGCGTCCGCCGCGACGACCCGCTCCGTAGTGGCTTCGACCTGCGCCATTGCGTTCCTCCAGGACCTGTCTTCCAAGGACTGGGGCAAGCCAACCACCCCGGCGCCCGGCCCCCCAAATCGGGGTCCGGATCGGGGTCCGCACGATCATGGGAACAGATGTTCTATTCTGTGGCCAGTGCTACCGAGGAGGCGTCATGCGCTGGGACAACCTCACCGACGACAGCGACCACGGCCGGGCCGCCGATGCCGCGCTGTTCGGCGCGGACGCCGTCACGACCCGTACGTTCGACGCGCCCGGGTTCCGCGGGATCACCTTCCACGAGGTGCGGGCGCGCTCGGTGCTCAACCGGGTGCCGGGTGCCTCGCGCATGCCGTTCGAGTGGACGGTCAATCCCTACCGGGGCTGCTCGCACGCGTGCGTGTACTGCTTCGCCCGCGCCACCCACGGCTATCTGGACCTGGACACGGGCATCGGCTTCGACACCCAGATCGTGGTCAAGGTCAACGCCCCGGAGGTGCTGCGCCGCCAGCTCGGCTCGGCCCGCTGGCGGGGCGAGCACGTGGCGATGGGCACGAACGTCGACTGCTACCAGCGCGCCGAGGGCCGCTACCGGCTGATGCCGGGCATCATCTCCGCGCTCACCGACCACGCGAACCCGTTCTCGATCCTCACCAAGGGCACCCTGATCCTGCGCGACCTGCCGCTGCTGGTCCGCGCGGCGGAGGTGACGGACGTGGGCGTCTCGGTCTCCGTCGGCTTCCTGGACGGCGAGCTGTGGCGCACGGTGGAGCCCGGCACGCCCGCGCCCGAGCGCCGGCTGGAGGTCGTGCGCGCCTTCGCGGAGCACGGCATCGGCTGCGGGGTGCTGATGGCGCCGGTGATCCCGTTCCTGAGCGACGACCCGGAGCGGCTGCGGGAGACCGTGCGGGCGATCGCGGCGGCCGGGGCCGTCTCCGTCACCCCGCTGGTGCTGCATCTGCGCCCGGGAGCGCGGGAGTGGTTCACGGCCTGGCTCGGGCGCCACCACCCGCACCTGGTGCCGCGGTACGAGCGGCTGTACGCGGAGGGCGCCTACGCGCCGAGGTGGTACCAGCGCCGGATCACCCGTCAGGTGCACGAGCTGGCCGAGGAGTACGGCATCGGGCCGGCGCGCTCCGGGCAGTCCCGCCGGATCCGCCCGGCCGTACCGGCGCCGGCCCCCGCCCCGGCGGATCCGGTCCAGCTCAGCCTGATGTGAGGCCGGAGGCGAAACCTGCGGCGAGGCTCGCGGCGAGGCCGGTCGCGACGCCCGAGGGGCGGTCCGGGACGAGCGGGCTCCGGGCGGTTGGGGGCATCCCGCGGCCCGATCGGGTCAAGTATCGCGAAGACGGGTTCTCCGGGACGCCGGCTCCGGGACGATCCGGGCGGAACCGTGCCCCGCGGTTCCCCGCGTCCCCGGAGGACCCGTATGAGAACACGCGCAGCCGCGCTGGGCGCGGCCGTCGCCGTGGTGGCGGGCTCGCTCACCGCCGTTCCCGCCGGAGCGGCCGCCGCCCCGGCGCCCGTCTGGACGAAGTGCGCCACCCGCGACTCCCCCACGCTCCAGTGCGCCTCGGTGCGGGTGCCGCTGGACCACGTCGACCCGGCGGGCCGGCAGATCACGCTCGCCCTGTCCCGCGTCCCGCACACCGCTCGGGCCTTCGAGGGCCCGCTGCTGGTCAATCCCGGCGGCCCCGGCGGCAGCGGCCTGGAGCTGGCCGGGTTCGTCGCCTCGGCGCTGCCGGAGAGCGTGGCGGCCCGCTACGACGTCATCGGCTTCGACCCGCGCGGGGTCGGCCGCAGCACGCCCGCCCTGACCTGCGCGCCCGGCCACTTCACGGCCCCGCGCCCGGACTCCGTCCCGGCCACCTTCGCGCTGGAGCGGGCGAACCTGGACCGCGCGCGCTCGTTCGCCGCGGCCTGCGGCCGCCGGTACGCCGACGTCCTGCCGTACATGGACACCGTCAGCGCGGCCCGGGACCTGGACACCGTCCGCCGCGCCCTCGGCGCGCCGAGGGTCAGCTACTTCGGTTACTCCTACGGCACCTATCTGGGCGCGGTGTACGCGAAGCTGTTCCCCGGGCGGGTGCACCGGCTGGTGCTGGACTCGATCGTCGACCCGTCGGGTGTCTGGTACGCGGACAACCTCGCCCAGGACCACGCCTTCGACGACCGCCACCGTGCCCTGATGGCCTGGATCGCCCGGCACGACGCGGTCTACGGCCTCGGCACGGACCCCGCGCGGATCGAGGACCGCTGGTACGCGATGCGGGCTGCGCTGGCCGCCGAGCCCGCCGGAGGCCGCATCGGCGCGGCGGAACTGGAGGACACCTTCACGCCCGGCGGCTACTACGACGGCTACTGGCCCCGCCTCGCCGAGGCGTTCGCGGCCTACGTCCGCCGAGGGGACACCGGGCCGCTGCGGGCGGCGTACGAAAGGCTCGCCGCCGTGGACGCCGGCGGTGACAACGGCTACAGCGTCTACACGGCGGTGCAGTGCCGTGACGCGCCGTGGCCGCGCGACTGGAACCGGTGGCGGGCGGACACCTGGGCGGCGCACGCCAAGGCGCCCCTGATGGCCTGGAACAACACCTGGTACAACGCGCCGTGCGCGTTCTGGCCGACGGCCCCGCTGCGGCCGGTGGACATCGCTGCGGACGCGCTGCCGCCGGCGCTGCTCTTCCAGGCCACCGGCGACGCGGCCACCCCGTACGCCGGCGGCGTCGCGGTCCACCGGCTGCTGGCCCGCTCCAGCCTGGTGGTCGAGCAGGGCGGCGGCAACCACGGTGTCACGCTGAGCGGCAACGCGTGTCTGGACCGGTATCTGAGCGCGTATCTGACCGACGGCACGGTGCCGCGCGGTACCGGACCGGCCGACGCGGTCTGCGCGAGGACGCCGGAGCCCGAGCCCCTGTCGGCGAAGGCGGCGACGGCCTCGCGCGGCTCGGTCCTGCACGGCCTGCTGGGTCCTCGGCGGTGGCGCGGGGCGGCCGTCCCGTAATTCCTCCCGGCCGCCCCGCGTCCGCCCCTAGGGTTCCGTCATGGACGAACAGCGCCCGCACATCCGCCCGATGACCCTCGCCGACTGCGACCGCGTCTCGGAGATCCGCGTCCGGGGCTGGCAGCACGCCTACCGGGGACTGGTGCCGCAGCCGCACCTGGACCGGCTCGGCGTCGCGGCGGACGCCGCGCGGCGGCGGGAGCGGTTCGCGCGCGGCGACGGCACGGTGGTGAACCTGGTCGCCGAGCGGGACGGCCGGGTGCTCGGCTGGGCCGCGCTCGGGCCGTACCGGGACGGGGAGGCGTACACGGCGGACGCCGAGCTGTACGCGATCTACGTCGATCCGGAGCACCTCGGCGGCGGGATCGGGCGGGCGCTGCTGGCCGCGGCGGTGAAGCGGTGCCCGGCCGGCGCGCGTCTGCTGCTGTGGGTGCTGAAGGACAACGCGCCCGCGCGCCGCTTCTACGAACGCGCCGGGTTCCGGGCCGACGGCGCCCAGGAGTTCTTCGAGGCGGACGGCGTGCCCGTGCCCGAGGTGCGGTACGTGCGCGCCCCGGCCGGCTGACGGGACCTCAGGTGGGCTGCTGCTGCGGGAGCCGGGCCAGCGCGCGCACCGCCGCCTCCGCGAGCGCGGGGTGGGCCAGTGCCTCGTTCAGCACCCGCCGGGCGCGGTCGTCGCCGAGCGCGCCCAGGCCCTCCACGCAGGCGAGGGCGACCCGGCGGTAGGGGTCGTGCGGGCGCAGCCGCCGCTCCAGGGTGGTGATCAGCGCGGGTACGGACTCCGGGGCGCGCAGGGCGGTCAGGAGCCGCACCGGGTACAGGGCGTAGGCGACGCGCAGTTCGTTGGTGGCGAGGGCGGCGGCGGCCCGGGCGGTGCGGGGGTCGCCGAGGCGCGCGAGGGCGTGCGCGGCGGAGGCGCAACGCGGCGGGTCGCGGTGGTTGAGCAGCAGCACCAGGGCCTCGAAAGCCCGCCGGTCGCCCGCGCGGCCGAGGCGGAACGCGGCCAGTTCCCTGGCCCACAGCGGCTGTCCCGGCGCGGTGAGCACCTCGGCGAGTCCGTCGCGGTCTTCGGTGGCGAGCAGGCGGTCGAACGCGGCCGAGCCGCCCGACTCCTGCCGTAAGCGTTCCGTGAGCGAGCGCACCTCTTCGTCCACGGGGTCCAGCGTAGGCGGGTCGCGGCGGACAAGGGAGGTTCCTCACACGGAAGGATTGCTTCGAGGGGCTGGCGCGCTCGTTACCCGCCGGTTAAGCTCATTCGAGCGAGTACCCCTCGCACTCCGCTGGCGACGGTCTGGTGACGCGGCCGTCGCGAGCGAGCATCTGTCGGTTCGGTACGCCGTATGTACCGCAGGTACGACCCGGCTTCGGGACAGAGCCGGTCGGATCCCCCGCCGTGTCCGGGCGTGTGCGCGCCCGTGGGCCCGGCGGCGCTCACCGGGCGTGTGCGCTCGCAGCCCGGCAACACCCGCATCTCTCCGCTCCGTGGTGCGCCCTTCGGGGCGCACCCGGCGCGTTCCTCGTCGTCACTCTCATTCCTGGAGTCCCGCGATGGCCGCTCCCCTGTCCGACACCCCTCTGTCCCCCTCCTCCCCGCTGAAGAAGGTCGCCGTCGTCGGTCTCGGCACCATGGGCACCGGTATCGCCGAGGTCCTGGCGAAGGCCGGCCGCGAGGTGATCGGCATCGACGTCGCCGAGGACCGCGCCGCCCGGGCGCTCGCCGCTCTGGAGGCCGCCACCGCCCGCGCCGTGGAGCGCGGCCGGCTCACCGGGACGGAGCGCGCCGAGGCGCTGGCCCGGGTGCGCACCGCCACCGACCTCGGCGCGGCGGCCGACGCGGACCTCGTCATCGAGGTGGTCCCGGAGTCGTACGAGATCAAGCAGCGGGTCCTGTGCGAGCTGGACGGCATCGTCCGCCCGGACACCATCCTCGCGACCGGCACCAACGCGCTGTCGGTGACCCGGCTCGCGGCCGGCTCGGCCCGCCCCGAGCGCGTGCTCGGCCTGCACTTCTTCAACCCGGCGCCGGCCATGAAGCTGGTCGAGGTCGTCTCCTCGGTGCTCACCGGGCCCGAGGCCGTCGCCGCCGTCACCGACCTCGCGATCGAGCTGGGCAAGGAGCCGGTCGCGGTCGGCGACCGGCCCGGATTCGTCGCGGACGGGCTGCTGTTCGGCTATCTGAACCAGGCGGCGGCGATGTACGAGGCGAAGTACGCCTCCCGCGAGGACATCGACGCGGCCATGCGGCTCGGCTGCGGTCTGCCGATGGGCCCGCTCGCCCTGCTGGACCTGATCGGCGTGGACACCGCGCGGACGGTCCTGGACGCCATGTACGCCGAGTCCCGGGACCGGCTGCACGCGCCCGCGCCGATCCTCAAGCAGCTCAGCGAGGCGGGCCTGACCGGCCGCAAGGCCGGGCGCGGCTTCTACACCTATGCCGCGCCGGGCAGCGCGACGGTCGTGCCGGACGCGCTCACACCGGCGGCCGGGGACGCCCGGGCCGCGGGCCGGCCGGTGCGCTCCGTCGGCGTCGCCGGCTCGGGCACCATGGCCTCCGGCATCGCCGAGGTCTTCGCCAAGGCCGGTTACGACGTGGTCCTCGCCGCCCGCGGCGAGGAGAAGGCGCGGGCGGCCAAGGCCCGCATCGGCACGTCCCTGGCCCGCTCCGTCGCCAAGGGCCGGCTGACCGCCGAGGCCGCCGCCGAGACCCTTGAGCGGATCGTCCCGGCGGGCTCCTACGACGCCTTCGCCGAGGTGGACCTGGCGGTGGAGGCGGTCGCGGAGGACCTGGACGTCAAGCGGCAGCTGTTCGCGGCGCTGGACAAGGTGTGCAAGCCGGGCGCGGTCCTGGCCACCACCACCTCCTCGCTGCCCGTGGTCGCCTGTGCCCGCGCCACCTCGCGCCCCGAGGACGTGATCGGCATGCACTTCTTCAACCCGGCGCCGGCCATGAAGCTGGTCGAGGTGGTCCGCACGGTGCTGACGGCCGACGACGTGCACGCGACGGTGCGCGAGGTCTGCGGGCGGATCAGGAAGCACGCGGTGGACTGCGGCGACCGGGCGGGGTTCATCGTCAACGCGCTGCTCTTCCCGTATCTCAACAACGCGGTCAAGATGGTGCAGGACCACTACGCCACGCTGGACGACATCGACGCGGCGATGAAGCTGGGCGGCGGCTACCCGATGGGCCCGTTCGAACTGCTGGACGTGGTGGGCCTGGACGTCTCGCTGGCCATCGAGAAGGTGCTGCACCGCGAGTTCCGCGACCCCGGCCTCGCCCCGGCGCCGCTGCTGGAGCATCTGGTGGCCGCGGGCTGCCTCGGCCGCAAGACCGGCCGCGGCTTCCGCGAGTATGCCCGCCGCTGACGGCGCCGGCGACTGGTTCCGGACGGAACCGGACTGGGGCGGACTGCTCGACCCGGCCGCCGCTCCCCCGCCCCGGGCGGGCGGGGGGCACCGCGGACCTGCGCATCGACCGGTGCGCATGCAGTACGTTCGGGTCATGTCCCAGCCCGCCAAGTCCTCACGTACACCAGCTACGCCCGACGCGCCGGAAAGTGCCGCAGGCAGTCGCGCCGCCGCCCAGCGGCTCAAAATGCGCCGGGAACTGGCGGCCGCGGCGATGGAGCTGTTCGCGACCAAGGGGTACGAGGCCACCACCGTCGACGAGATCGCCGCCGCCGCCGGGGTCGCCCGGCGCACCTTCTTCCGCCACTTCCGCTCCAAGGAGGAGGCGATCTTCCCGGACCACGACGACACGCTGGTCCGCGCTGAGGCGGTGCTCAACGCCGCGCCGGCGCACGAGCACCCGCTCGACACCGTGTGCCGCGGCATCAAAGAGGTCATGAAGATGTACGCGGCCGCGCCGGAGATCTCGGTGGCCCGCTACAAGCTGACGCGCGAGGTGCCCACCCTGCGCGAGGCCGAGATCGCCTCCGTGGCCCGTTACGAGCGGCTGTTCACCCGCTACCTGCTCGGCCACTTCGACGAGCACGCGCACGCCGACGACGCCAACGACGACCCGCTGCTGGCCGAGGTCGCCGCCTCGGCCGTGGTCACCGCCCACAACCACGTCCTCAGACGGTGGCTGCGCGCGGGCGGCCAGGGGGACGTGGAGGCGCAGCTCGACCACGCCTTCGCGATCGTCCGCAAGACCTTCGGCACGGGCATCGGGGCCGGCCGCGAGAGCGCCCCGCGCACCCCGGCGGCCACCGCCGCCGCGCACGGCGAGGTGCTGGTGACGGTGGCCCGCACCGACGCCCCCCTCGACGAGGTGATGCGCACCATCGAACAGGCGCTGAAGGAACGGTCGTGAAGGAACGGCCGTAACCGGCCGGACCGCGACAGACGGGCAGTGAGTGGCACTGAGTGCCGCTCACTGCCCGTTTCGTTTGCCGAGCGTTGATCGATCATCGCTCATCTGTTACGTAAAGATTTCATCTGAGAGCAATTTCTGGCACTCAGTGCCTTGTCACCTGACACACCGTGTCATACGTTGAGGACGTCCGGGCGGCCGGAGAGCAGCGATCGCTCGCTCGCCGGCTGTCCCCGCGGGCCCCTGGCCCGCGCGCCCGGACGCCTGCGTCACAGGCACCCTCTCGCGCCACAAAGCGCTGCCGAAGCACCACCCCGCCGAACCGACGGCACCCCTCACCACCCTCAGCAGCACCGACGATCCCTCAGGCGCCCCTCCCTCAGGGCGCTCACCGCCGGAGGCAACACCGTGACCGTGAAGGACATCCTGGACGCGATCCAGTCGAAGGACGCCACGCCCGCCGACTTCGCCGCCCTGCCGCTCCCCGAGTCGTACCGCGCCATCACCGTCCACAAGGACGAGACGGAGATGTTCGCGGGCCTGGAGACCCGCGACAAGGACCCGCGCAAGTCGATCCACCTGGACGAGGTCCCGGTGCCCGAACTGGGCCCGGGCGAGGCCCTGGTGGCCGTCATGGCCTCCTCGGTGAACTACAACTCGGTGTGGACCTCGATCTTCGAGCCGCTGTCGACGTTCGGCTTCCTGGAGCGCTACGGCCGCACCAACGAGCTGGCCAAGCGGCACGACCTGCCCTACCACATCATCGGCTCCGACCTCGCGGGCGTCGTCCTGCGCACCGGACCGGGCGTCAACGCCTGGAAGCCCGGTGACGAGGTCGTCGCCCACTGCCTGTCCGTGGAGCTGGAGTCCTCCGACGGCCACAACGACACGATGCTCGACCCCGAGCAGCGGATCTGGGGCTTCGAGACCAACTTCGGCGGCCTGGCCGAGATCGCGCTGGTGAAGTCCAACCAGCTGATGCCCAAGCCGGCGCACCTGTCGTGGGAGGAGGCCGCTGCCCCCGGCCTGGTCAACTCCACCGCCTACCGGCAGCTGGTGTCCCGCAACGGCGCGGCGATGAAGCAGGGCGACAACGTCCTGATCTGGGGCGCGAGCGGCGGACTCGGGTCGTACGCCACACAGTTCGCGCTGGCCGGCGGCGCCAACCCCATCTGTGTGGTGTCCTCGCCGCAGAAGGCGGAGATCTGCCGGTCCATGGGCGCCGAGGCGATCATCGACCGCAACGCCGAGGGCTACAAGTTCTGGAAGGACGAGCGCACCCAGGACCCCAAGGAGTGGAAGCGCTTCGGCAAGCGCATCCGCGAACTCACCGGCGGCGAGGACATCGACATCGTCTTCGAGCACCCCGGCCGCGAGACCTTCGGCGCGAGCGTCTACGTCACCCGCAAGGGCGGCACCATCACCACCTGCGCCTCTACCTCGGGCTATCTGCACGAGTACGACAACCGCTACCTGTGGATGTCACTGAAGCGGATCATCGGCTCGCACTTCGCCAACTACCGCGAGGCCTGGGAGGCCAACCGCCTCATCGCCAAGGGCAAGATCCACCCGACCCTGTCCAAGGTGTACTCCTTGGAGGAAACCGGCCAGGCGGCCTACGACGTCCACCGCAACCTGCACCAGGGCAAGGTCGGCGTGCTGTGCCTGGCGCCCGGGGAGGGGCTCGGCGTCCGCGACGAGGAGACGCGCGCGCGGCACATCGACGCCATCAACCGCTTCCGGAACGTCTGAGAGCCGCAGATGACAGAGCGTCAGAAGGACCGTCCGTGGCTCATGCGGACGTACGCCGGCCACTCCACGGCCGAGGCGTCCAACGAGCTGTACCGGCGCAATCTCGCCAAGGGCCAGACCGGCCTGTCGGTGGCGTTCGACCTGCCGACCCAGACCGGTTACGACTCCGACCACATCCTCGCCCGCGGCGAGGTCGGCCGGGTGGGCGTGCCCGTCGCGCACCTGGGCGACATGCGCCGGCTGTTCCAGGACATCCCCCTGGAGCAGATGAACACCTCGATGACGATCAACGCCACCGCCATGTGGCTGCTGGCGCTCTACCAGGTCGTCGCCGAGGAGCAGGGCGCGGACATCACCAGGCTCCAGGGCACGACGCAGAACGACATCGTCAAGGAGTACCTGTCCCGGGGGACCCATGTGTTCCCGCCGGGGCCCTCGCTCCGGCTGACGACGGACATGATCGCGTACACGGTCTCCCACATCCCGAAGTGGAACCCGATCAACATCTGCAGCTACCACCTCCAGGAGGCGGGAGCCACGCCGGTGCAGGAGATCGCGTACGCGATGTCCACCGCGATCGCGGTCCTGGACGCCGTGCGCGACTCCGGCCAGGTGCCGCCGGAGCGGATGGGCGACGTGGTCGCGCGGCTGTCCTTCTTCGTGAACGCGGGCGTCCGCTTCGTCGAGGAGATGTGCAAGATGCGGGCGTTCGGCCGCATCTGGGACGAGATCACCCGTGAGCGGTACGGCATCCAGGACCCCAAGAAACGCCGCTTCCGCTACGGCGTCCAGGTCAACTCGCTCGGCCTGACCGAGGCGCAGCCGGAGAACAACGTCCAGCGGATCGTGCTGGAGATGCTCGCGGTGACCCTCTCGAAGGACGCCCGCGCGCGGGCCGTGCAGCTGCCCGCCTGGAACGAGGCCCTGGGCCTGCCCCGGCCCTGGGACCAGCAGTGGAGCCTGCGCATCCAGCAGGTGCTCGCCTACGAGAGCGATCTGCTGGAGTACGACGACATCTTCGAGGGCTCGAAGGTGATCGAGGCCAAGGTGGACGAGCTGGTCGCCGACGCCCGCGCGGAGATCGACCGGATCCAGGAGATGGGCGGCGCGCTGGCCGCCGTGGAGTCCGGCTATCTGAAGTCGCGGCTGGTCGCCTCGCACGCCGAGCGCCGGGCGCGGATCGAGTCCGGCGAGGAGAAGATCGTCGGCGTCAACATCTTCGAGGGCACCGAGCCGAACCCGCTCACGGCCGACCTGGACACCGCGATCCAGACGGTGGACCCGGCGGTCGAGGCCCGTGTCGTCGAGGCCCTGCGGAACTGGCGCGACACCCGCTACCAGCCGCCGTTCAACCACCCCCGGCCGTGCAAGGCGCTGGAGCGGCTGAAGGAGGCCGCCAAGGGCACCGACAACCTGATGGAGGCCACGCTGGAGTGCGCCCGCGCCGGAGTGACGACCGGCGAGTGGGCCGCCGCCCTGCGCGAGGTGTTCGGCGAGTACCGGGCGCCGACCGGGGTCTCCTCCGCGCCGGTCGCGGTCGCCGCCGAGGCCGGTTCGGCGCTCGCCGGGGTGCGCGACAAGGTGGCGGCCACCGCCCGCGAGCTGGGCGTCGGCAAGCTCCGCTTCCTGGTCGGCAAGCCCGGCCTGGACGGGCACTCCAACGGCGCCGAGCAGATCGCCGTGCGCGCCCGGGACGCCGGCTTCGAGGTGGTCTACCAGGGCATCCGGCTCACCCCGGAGCAGATCGTGGACGCGGCCCTCGCCGAGGACGTCCACGCGGTCGGCCTGTCGATCCTGTCCGGCTCGCACGCCCAGCTGGTCCCGGACGTGCTCCGGCGGCTGCGTGTGGCCGGTGCCACAGATATACCCGTGATCGCGGGTGGCATCATCCCGAACGGTGACGCCGAACAGCTCAGGGACGCCGGAGTGGCCGCGGTGTTCACCCCGAAGGACTTCGACATCACCGGGATCATCGGCCGCATCGTGGACGAGATCCGCACAGCGAACAAGCTCGACCCCCTGGAGGTCCCCGCATGACAACGGTCAACCGCCTTCGTCCCCGGCGCTCCTGCCTGGCCGTACCGGGCAGCAACCCGCGGTTCCTGGAGAAGGCGCAGGGCCTCCCGGCGGACCAGGTCTTCCTGGACCTGGAGGACGCGTGCGCGCCGCTCGCCAAGCCCGAGGCGCGGCACACCATCGTCAAGTTCCTCAACGAGGGCGACTGGACGGGCAAGACGCGGGTGGTCCGGGTCAACGACTGGACGACCGAGTGGACGTACCGGGACGTCGTCACGGTGGTCGAGGGCGCGGGCCCCAACCTCGACTGCATCATGCTGCCCAAGGTGCAGAACGCCCAGCAGGTCGTGGCGCTGGACCTGCTGCTGACGCAGATCGAGAAGACCATGGGCTTCGAGGTCGGCCGGATCGGCATCGAGGCGCAGATCGAGAACGCGCAGGGCCTGAACAACGTCAACGAGATCGCGCAGGCCTCGCCGCGGATCGAGACGATCATCTTCGGCCCGGCCGACTTCATGGCGTCGATCAACATGAAGTCGCTGGTCGTGGGCGAGCAGCCGCCCGGCTACCCGGCGGACGCCTACCACTACATC comes from Streptomyces sp. SCL15-4 and encodes:
- the ccrA gene encoding crotonyl-CoA carboxylase/reductase produces the protein MKDILDAIQSKDATPADFAALPLPESYRAITVHKDETEMFAGLETRDKDPRKSIHLDEVPVPELGPGEALVAVMASSVNYNSVWTSIFEPLSTFGFLERYGRTNELAKRHDLPYHIIGSDLAGVVLRTGPGVNAWKPGDEVVAHCLSVELESSDGHNDTMLDPEQRIWGFETNFGGLAEIALVKSNQLMPKPAHLSWEEAAAPGLVNSTAYRQLVSRNGAAMKQGDNVLIWGASGGLGSYATQFALAGGANPICVVSSPQKAEICRSMGAEAIIDRNAEGYKFWKDERTQDPKEWKRFGKRIRELTGGEDIDIVFEHPGRETFGASVYVTRKGGTITTCASTSGYLHEYDNRYLWMSLKRIIGSHFANYREAWEANRLIAKGKIHPTLSKVYSLEETGQAAYDVHRNLHQGKVGVLCLAPGEGLGVRDEETRARHIDAINRFRNV
- a CDS encoding protein meaA is translated as MTERQKDRPWLMRTYAGHSTAEASNELYRRNLAKGQTGLSVAFDLPTQTGYDSDHILARGEVGRVGVPVAHLGDMRRLFQDIPLEQMNTSMTINATAMWLLALYQVVAEEQGADITRLQGTTQNDIVKEYLSRGTHVFPPGPSLRLTTDMIAYTVSHIPKWNPINICSYHLQEAGATPVQEIAYAMSTAIAVLDAVRDSGQVPPERMGDVVARLSFFVNAGVRFVEEMCKMRAFGRIWDEITRERYGIQDPKKRRFRYGVQVNSLGLTEAQPENNVQRIVLEMLAVTLSKDARARAVQLPAWNEALGLPRPWDQQWSLRIQQVLAYESDLLEYDDIFEGSKVIEAKVDELVADARAEIDRIQEMGGALAAVESGYLKSRLVASHAERRARIESGEEKIVGVNIFEGTEPNPLTADLDTAIQTVDPAVEARVVEALRNWRDTRYQPPFNHPRPCKALERLKEAAKGTDNLMEATLECARAGVTTGEWAAALREVFGEYRAPTGVSSAPVAVAAEAGSALAGVRDKVAATARELGVGKLRFLVGKPGLDGHSNGAEQIAVRARDAGFEVVYQGIRLTPEQIVDAALAEDVHAVGLSILSGSHAQLVPDVLRRLRVAGATDIPVIAGGIIPNGDAEQLRDAGVAAVFTPKDFDITGIIGRIVDEIRTANKLDPLEVPA
- a CDS encoding HpcH/HpaI aldolase/citrate lyase family protein, whose product is MTTVNRLRPRRSCLAVPGSNPRFLEKAQGLPADQVFLDLEDACAPLAKPEARHTIVKFLNEGDWTGKTRVVRVNDWTTEWTYRDVVTVVEGAGPNLDCIMLPKVQNAQQVVALDLLLTQIEKTMGFEVGRIGIEAQIENAQGLNNVNEIAQASPRIETIIFGPADFMASINMKSLVVGEQPPGYPADAYHYILMKILMAARANDLQAIDGPYLQIRNVDGFREVAGRAAALGFDGKWVLHPGQVDAANEVFSPSQEDYDHAELILDAYEYYTSEAGGKKGSAMLGDEMIDEASRKMALVVAGKGRAAGMRRTSTFEIPEA